From Loxodonta africana isolate mLoxAfr1 chromosome 16, mLoxAfr1.hap2, whole genome shotgun sequence:
TGGAGAGTTtttatagggggaaggtcagggtttagAGTTTTCAGGGCTGTTGGTTTGTCTTTGAGGTAGACACGATGATCAAGTGATCTATTATTGAAGTCCTGCAAGTCTATTCATGCCATCCTGGAGTCCTGCAAGTCTCTTCATGCCATCCTGGTTTCTGTCACAAGATGGATCTAAACTTTGTTCAGCTACCTCAGTAGCTGTTGCATCTCTTTGTGCGATTGCAAAAAATGTGGTAACAACCTAACTAACCTAACTTCCTATCACTAAGGGAATGGATAAATTCATCACTCTTTTATCATACATTGAATACCCTACTATATCTGTGTATATCAATATGGACAAATCTCAAAATTATAATGTCGAGTGAGGAAAGCAAGTTAAAATGGAAGTATACAGGTGGTAAAGattgttatatatataaaaacactgaaaatatggcatattatTTACTGAAATTAAATAATGCAAACACATATGCGAATGATGCATGCTGTTGTCAGAATAGTGTTTATATCATCAGTCCAaacaaggccaggtgccgactgtggaacacaccatcaattgctcatatgcaagttcaagttgaaactgaagaaagtgagagcaagtccatgaaagccaaagtacgactttgagtatatcccacctgaatttagagatcacttgaagaatagatttaatgcgtTGAATACTAACAGCCAAAGACCAGACGacttgtgaaatgacatcaaggacatcatacatgaaggaagcaagagatcattaaaaaggacaggaaagaaagaaagacaaaaatggatgtcagaagagactctgaaacttgctcttgaacgtcaagcagctaaagcaaaaggaagaaatgatgaagtaaaagaactgaacagaagatttcaaaggttggcttgaggagacaaagtcaagtattataatgacatctgcaaagagctggagatagaaaaccaaaagagaagaacacgcccggcatttctcaagctgaaagaactgaaggaaaaatttaagcctcgagttgcgatagtgaaggattctatagggaaaatattaaacgactcaggaagcatcaaaagaagatggaaggaatacacagagtcactataccaaaaagaattggtcattgttcagccatttcaagaggtagcatatgatcaggactgatggtactgaagggataatccaagctgcactgaaggcattggcgaaaaacaaggctctaggaactgatggaatatcaactgagatgtttcaacaaacggatgcagcactggaagtgctcacttgtctatgccaagaaatttggaaaacagctatctggtcaacaaactggaagagatccatatttatgcctatttcaaagaaagctaATCCAACCAAacggggaaattattgaacaataccattaacatcacactcaaacaaaattttgctgaaggtccttCAAAAGCATCTGCAGTGgtatatcggcagggaactgccagaaattcgggctgggttcagaagaggaagaggaaccagggatatcattgctgatgtcaggtggattctgcctgaaagcagaaaataccagaaacatgtttacctgtgttttattgactgtgcgaaggcatttgattggatcataacaaattatggataacatttcaaagaatgggaatttcagaacacttagttgtgctcacaaagaaactgtgcatagatcaagaggcagttattagCTGTAAGGGAAGATGGAAGGTGACTGGGGCAGGAGGCCTTGACTTCCTAGGGGAACCAGAGGACTTCAgttcaagaaggaaaaaaaaagggaaagacttAATGACAATGTGCACTATGGTTTTGCCCTGGGAATAGTAGGACCCTGAGCTTTGAGCAGTGGCATGAGAAAACACCATGGTCAGCCTGGAAGGTAAGGCTAGAGTCAGTAGTGAGTCCTAGATTCCTGATGATAGAGGCCAAGAGCCAGGAAGATAGAGTATGAGAGGCAGGTCATGAAAGGAAGCCAAGGTCAGGTGTTCCCAGGGTCAAGAGGGCATGAATGTGAGAAAGAAATGTCTGGATCCACTACATTATAGCAGTTTGCTGTAGCAAGAACCTCTCTTAGGGTTCCACCTAGGGCCTATCAGGTACTTTACGGACCTAAACATTTCACTGAGCCTATTGATTGTCTTTGTAGTCTATGAAATGACAGCCAACGACTATATAAGTGGAGGTCATTCTGAGAGGATGGTGGTGGAAGCTAATTCAGTGGACCCTCCTCACAGCAGCCTCCTATGCCACaggcaggtgtgtgtgtggtcaAGGTTGTTGGGGATGCTGAACAGGACTGAAGGGTTAGGATGGGTCTGCTATGGAATGTAAATAGCTACTTCCTTTCTGGAAAGAAAGTTGACAGTTTGTCAAGAGCCTTGAAATGAAACACCTACTCCTTCCCTGGACTTTATCTTACAGAAGTAATCTGTGATGTGATATTTCTTTGTACAAAGATGCTCTTTATAAGTTATTTATAATAGAAAAAGTCTATACAAACCAGCCAATGCCACATTATTGGCTTTTAAAGTCCACATCTGCCCAgtagaatattatgcagccattaaaaatgctACAGAATAAAGTCTATACTAGGGGAATAATTATTTTATAGAAtgcaaaaaacacagaataaaatataaTGTATGTAATATGTTCTCAGATATGtaggagaagaatgtagaactcTAGAGGAAAATATGCCTGTGTGTAACTGTCTCATGGTGTTGGAATTAGACATTATTTCTGTCTCCTTTCCTGTATTTGACAAAAAGACCCTGTTGGCTCCCCGTTAAGATCGAGTACGGGAAACAGATTTACCCTAGCTTTAAACAACAAAAAGTGGACGACATAAATGAAATAccatggaggaagactcattagtaacctgtgatatgcatatgATACGGCTTTGCTTGCTGAGAGTAAAGAGGAtgtgaagcagttactgatgaaggtcaaaggccaCAGCAGTTTCACCCTTAGGCAGACACTGGTGATCCGACAGCCCAATTTTGTCCTCTGATATgttaaaatgaaacaagactcctCGGGAGATAGTTAATGCCTGTCTTATGGGAAAGAGAAAATCAAAATGGGTCTTTAACTCTCCAGTCTAAAActgcattatttttctttcagacCACGTCAACAAGTAAATCCctggaaaaatacagaacaaaaactGGAAAGATTAAAAGCAATCGAACCTATGACACCAAGCTTTTGATAATAGCTTTAAAAATATTAGGGATGGTATAATAAGTTTTATCATCACTGTGATGATTTGACCATGTTTTGTTGTTTAAGGCATTTGAAgcatttaaaagaatattttgtttGTGATTTAACCAACACTGGAATTTGGCTAAATGAGTCTAAGAAACATTTCAACATCAAAGAAAATTTAGTATACAAAATGTATGTTTTAATTCATTAGTTGTGTAGTCAGTGGTTAAAGGCTTAGTAGAACTTTATCAAGTTTATATGATTCATAAATCAGGCATTAAACACAGTCTTCACAAATACAGTCCTCTGTGTCCAAGAGCCCTTTAGACAAGAGCCCCAATGTCTCAATGCCCCTGCTAGTGAGAGCAATGCACCAGAGCATGCCTGACAGTCCTCCGTGGGGGAAATGATGTGGTGCTCTAAAGGTCAGACCGAGCCTCTCCTCTTTTCACAGTCATTTAGGGGAACAAGGGAAGAGTTTCTTAAGGGCTGCTTTAAACTCCTTGTTTCTCAGGGTGTAGATAAGGGGGTTCAACGTGGGTGTCACAGTGGTGTATAGGACAGCAACAGCCTTGTCCAGGAGCCCAGTGGAGCCAAGGGCTGGCAAGACATAGGTGTAGAGCACAGTGGAGTAGTACAAGGTGACCACAATGAGGTGGGAGGAGCAGGTAGAGAAGGCACGGCGCTTGCCCTTGGCTGAGCGGATGCTCAGGATGCTGGCAATGATGCAACTGTAGGACACCATGGTCAACGTGAAGTTCAGGCCTGACAGGAACATGTCTGCAGTGATGGTCATGACATCATTAAGGAAGGTCGGGCTACAGGACAGGAGCAGCACAGGTGGGATCTCGCAGAAGAAGTGTGCAATGACGTTGGGGCCACAGAATTTCAGCCGCAGGACCAGGCCGGTCAGCAGGGAGGCGTTGAACACACCAGTGACCCACACAAAGGCTGCCAGGACCACACAGGCCCTGCCACTCATGAGTGCGCCATAGTGCAGCGGCCGACAGATGGCCAGgtaacggtcataggccatggcagtGAAGAGTAGCAGCTCAGAGCTCAGTGACCAGGTGAAGAAGAACATCTGGCTGAGGCAGCCTCTGAAGGAGATGGTGCTGTCTGCAATCAGGCTCTGCAGTACCTTGGGCAGGATGGACGAGGTGCAGACCATGTCCAGCACAGCAAGGTTGACTAAGAAGAAGTACATGGGAATGTGCAGACTGGAGCTGCAGCAAATGGCTGCAATGATCAGGCTATTTCCCCCCAAGGCCACTGTGAACAGGGTGAAGAAGAGGCAGAAGAGGGCCACCTCAAGCCAGGGGTCCTGGGTGAAGCTCTGTAGGACAAACATAGTCACTGTCTGGTTCCCCACAGCCATGGGCAGTAGCTGGGCTGCATCTGCCAGGACCCCTCAGGGAGTGCAGGTTCCTAATCAGGAGTCCAAGAGACTTGATTTTTaactggaaaatgaaaaaaataaacaactccATTTAGTGAGATACCCTTTGTGGAAGGGAAAGCAGGAATTTTAAAGTTTCCATTCACATTCCTGGCTCACTAATTAAGGGAAAAACCAAGCAAAGGGCAGACGGATGCCTAGCAGAGGCCAGATGTACAATGATGAATCAAAACTGAGAACACTCAACATCCCCGAGTACCTTCAGGTGCTTGATTGTGACCCAGTCACAGTGTCTGCAGAGCAGAGGGTGCCCCATGGCAGCAATCCTCCACTCTACAAGAGAGGTGGGAAGGGGGGCTCTGGTCAGTGAAACCAGATACCAGACCCACAATGGGCACCCAGGACAC
This genomic window contains:
- the LOC100673520 gene encoding olfactory receptor 13A1-like produces the protein MAVGNQTVTMFVLQSFTQDPWLEVALFCLFFTLFTVALGGNSLIIAAICCSSSLHIPMYFFLVNLAVLDMVCTSSILPKVLQSLIADSTISFRGCLSQMFFFTWSLSSELLLFTAMAYDRYLAICRPLHYGALMSGRACVVLAAFVWVTGVFNASLLTGLVLRLKFCGPNVIAHFFCEIPPVLLLSCSPTFLNDVMTITADMFLSGLNFTLTMVSYSCIIASILSIRSAKGKRRAFSTCSSHLIVVTLYYSTVLYTYVLPALGSTGLLDKAVAVLYTTVTPTLNPLIYTLRNKEFKAALKKLFPCSPK